The Candidatus Aenigmatarchaeota archaeon genome has a window encoding:
- a CDS encoding heavy metal-binding domain-containing protein: MNANNPPVYTTPTMPGKEIELMPEVTGYAATSKDFIRDFFANVRSAFGMGVPEYKEMVRKAVEGAKEDMVSRASALYGDIDGIVGYSAGTEPMGPAGDIMVAKATGTPFRYKGRTASKAQATA; this comes from the coding sequence ATGAACGCAAATAATCCTCCGGTATATACGACCCCAACTATGCCTGGAAAGGAAATCGAATTAATGCCTGAAGTAACGGGCTATGCAGCAACCTCAAAAGACTTCATAAGGGACTTCTTTGCAAACGTCAGGAGCGCATTTGGAATGGGCGTCCCAGAGTATAAAGAAATGGTGAGAAAGGCCGTAGAAGGCGCAAAGGAGGACATGGTAAGCCGGGCCTCTGCCCTGTACGGAGACATCGACGGAATTGTCGGCTACTCTGCTGGAACCGAGCCAATGGGCCCTGCAGGAGACATAATGGTTGCAAAAGCCACAGGAACGCCTTTCAGGTACAAGGGCCGCACAGCATCCAAAGCACAAGCCACTGCATAA
- a CDS encoding exosome complex protein Rrp42 — protein MDVTSPELVKELISNDNRLDGRKPLEYRKTDLVVNALKKADGCCMLSMGDTKVIVGIKFDVITPYPDSPNEGGLMVSLNYVPITFKTLPQNKDVEISRVVDRSIRESKMLNMEDFCITPKEKAFSVFIDAYVINYDGNLMDALNLAAIKALMNTKMPVLTEDGKVGRGDKPIPLRNIPVMVTVSCIDQKYVIDLNSVEEQAIDYALTISYLDKDRICAMQKQGEAGIPKEELEKIFEIGSEKQEELRNILMK, from the coding sequence ATGGACGTAACATCTCCAGAATTGGTAAAAGAATTGATTTCAAATGACAATCGGCTTGACGGAAGAAAGCCGTTGGAGTACAGGAAAACCGACCTTGTCGTCAATGCCCTCAAAAAGGCAGACGGCTGCTGTATGCTCTCTATGGGTGATACAAAGGTAATTGTGGGCATAAAATTCGATGTAATTACCCCCTACCCGGACAGCCCAAACGAAGGCGGGCTTATGGTATCCCTTAACTATGTTCCAATAACCTTCAAGACACTTCCTCAGAACAAGGATGTCGAGATTTCGAGGGTTGTCGACAGGAGCATAAGGGAAAGCAAAATGCTAAACATGGAGGATTTTTGCATAACGCCAAAAGAGAAGGCGTTTTCGGTATTCATCGATGCGTATGTAATCAACTATGACGGAAATCTCATGGATGCCCTGAACCTTGCGGCAATAAAGGCGCTTATGAACACGAAGATGCCTGTGCTTACAGAAGATGGAAAGGTAGGCAGGGGTGACAAGCCCATACCCTTAAGGAATATCCCTGTAATGGTGACTGTTTCCTGCATAGATCAGAAATACGTTATCGACCTCAACAGCGTCGAAGAGCAGGCAATAGACTATGCCCTCACAATCTCCTACCTTGACAAGGACAGGATTTGCGCAATGCAAAAGCAGGGTGAAGCAGGAATCCCAAAGGAAGAACTCGAAAAGATTTTCGAGATTGGGTCCGAAAAGCAGGAAGAGCTAAGGAATATTTTGATGAAGTAA
- a CDS encoding translation initiation factor IF-2 subunit gamma, producing MAEKMHPKINIGLMGHVDHGKTTLVEALTDKWVSKYSEEKKRGITIRLGYTDFTIYQCQKCKKYCTSKKCMACFSDCSPIKMFSLIDAPGHESLIPIVLSGAALFDAAILVIAANEVCPQPQTKEHLRALQVGEVKNIIVVQNKVDLITREEAEKHHKQIKDFLKGTIAENAPIIPLSAQQKVGLDFLISELMSLEEHPAIEGDPLFLIARSFDANKPGIEPEELSGGVIGGSVIRGKLKKGEKIILKPVLIGGKYIEIETKIKEIRRDEEAYEEATSGGLVAIQTSLDPSLAKSDKLVGCIAGNGKMPPTIQELVATYTLFEKYEIKSGDTILITCRNSRSTGSVGGIDKKQIKCKLNAPLCADKGSKISYSKLIDHKWRLIGWGVIE from the coding sequence ATGGCAGAAAAAATGCACCCCAAGATAAACATAGGGCTTATGGGCCATGTTGACCATGGAAAGACCACCCTGGTGGAAGCGCTTACGGACAAATGGGTGTCAAAGTATTCTGAGGAGAAAAAAAGAGGCATAACCATACGGCTCGGCTACACGGATTTCACTATCTACCAATGCCAGAAGTGCAAAAAATACTGCACTTCAAAAAAATGCATGGCTTGCTTTTCAGACTGCTCACCTATTAAGATGTTCTCGCTTATTGACGCCCCGGGCCATGAAAGCTTAATACCGATTGTCCTTTCCGGCGCAGCTCTATTTGATGCAGCCATTCTCGTGATCGCTGCAAACGAGGTTTGCCCCCAGCCGCAGACAAAGGAGCACCTGAGAGCCCTTCAGGTAGGGGAAGTAAAAAACATAATCGTGGTCCAAAATAAGGTAGACCTCATAACCCGCGAGGAAGCGGAAAAGCACCACAAACAAATCAAGGACTTTTTGAAAGGAACTATTGCAGAAAACGCGCCCATCATTCCACTGTCCGCCCAGCAAAAAGTCGGGTTGGACTTCCTGATATCAGAACTCATGTCTCTTGAGGAGCACCCCGCAATTGAAGGTGACCCTCTTTTTCTCATTGCCCGGTCTTTTGACGCAAACAAGCCGGGAATTGAGCCAGAGGAGCTTTCCGGAGGAGTAATTGGCGGAAGCGTAATACGTGGAAAGCTCAAAAAAGGCGAAAAGATTATTCTAAAGCCTGTCCTTATCGGTGGCAAATATATCGAAATTGAAACCAAGATCAAGGAGATAAGGAGGGATGAAGAGGCGTATGAAGAGGCGACGTCTGGCGGGCTTGTTGCAATACAGACCTCCCTTGACCCATCACTTGCCAAGTCAGACAAGCTCGTGGGGTGCATCGCGGGAAACGGAAAGATGCCCCCCACCATTCAGGAGTTGGTGGCCACATACACGCTCTTTGAAAAATACGAGATTAAATCCGGAGACACGATACTAATAACCTGCAGAAACAGCAGAAGTACAGGAAGCGTCGGCGGCATAGACAAGAAGCAAATCAAGTGCAAGCTTAATGCCCCCCTTTGCGCCGACAAGGGAAGCAAGATAAGCTACTCAAAGCTCATTGACCACAAGTGGAGATTAATCGGCTGGGGAGTGATTGAATGA
- a CDS encoding small multi-drug export protein, which produces MLYEILLLVIVTFIPGLELRASIPFGIWDRPLQLPFGYVINGLGMDPFIVFTACVVANILLGELVFFGLNYLLPYVLKIGLLKKVYEKCVRRIQRKAKPHIEKYGPLELALFIGIPFPGTGVYSGALLAFLLGFRKRDFSVANVLGVLMAGITVTLITVGALGAFSFLL; this is translated from the coding sequence ATGCTTTATGAAATACTGCTCTTAGTGATTGTTACTTTTATTCCTGGGCTTGAACTCCGGGCAAGCATTCCTTTTGGAATCTGGGATAGGCCACTCCAGCTTCCCTTTGGCTATGTGATTAATGGCCTTGGGATGGACCCCTTTATTGTATTCACCGCATGTGTAGTTGCAAACATATTGCTTGGCGAGCTTGTTTTTTTTGGGCTCAATTATCTCCTGCCCTACGTTTTGAAAATCGGGCTTTTGAAAAAAGTTTATGAAAAGTGCGTAAGAAGAATCCAGAGGAAGGCAAAGCCCCATATTGAAAAATATGGCCCCCTGGAGCTTGCGCTTTTTATCGGAATCCCCTTTCCGGGAACAGGTGTCTATAGCGGCGCGCTTCTGGCTTTCTTGCTTGGATTTCGAAAGCGCGATTTTTCTGTTGCAAATGTCCTGGGCGTCCTTATGGCAGGCATCACGGTAACACTGATTACAGTGGGGGCATTGGGGGCATTTTCCTTTTTGCTCTAA